From a single Calothrix sp. NIES-2098 genomic region:
- a CDS encoding dehydrogenase catalytic domain-containing protein: MSIYEVFMPALSSTMTEGKIVSWVKSPGDKVEKGETVVVVESDKADMDVESFYEGYLAHILVPAGESAPVGDAIAFIAETEAEIETAKSAANSGSAAAPASAAPEPVAATVSDPTPALASQNGSNHREGRLVVSPRARKLAKELKVDLKTLQGSGPYGRIVAEDVEAAAKQGKPAATAPVAPPPSVPTTTPVTPPSRPAAPAPVPTAASAVPGQIAPLTTFQSAVVRNMVATLSVPVFRVGYTITTDGLDKLYKQIKSKGVTMTVLLAKAVAVTLQKHPLLNASYSDQGIVYHSDINISVAVAMDDGGLITPVLKNADIVDIYSLSRTWKSLVDRARTKQLQPDEYNSGTFTVSNLGMFGVDKFDAILPPGQGAILAIGAARPQVVATPDGLFAVRQQMQVNITADHRIIYGAHAAAFLQDLAKLIETDAQSLTL, encoded by the coding sequence ATGAGCATTTACGAAGTATTTATGCCGGCGCTGAGTTCCACCATGACCGAAGGCAAGATTGTCTCTTGGGTGAAGTCGCCAGGCGATAAAGTGGAAAAAGGCGAAACAGTGGTGGTTGTCGAGTCAGATAAGGCAGATATGGATGTGGAATCCTTTTATGAAGGATATCTGGCTCACATTTTAGTACCAGCTGGTGAATCTGCGCCTGTGGGAGATGCGATCGCTTTCATCGCTGAAACAGAAGCTGAAATCGAAACTGCTAAGTCTGCTGCTAATTCTGGTAGCGCTGCTGCGCCTGCTAGTGCTGCTCCCGAACCAGTTGCCGCAACTGTGTCAGATCCTACACCAGCTTTGGCGTCTCAAAATGGCTCAAATCACCGAGAAGGAAGACTTGTGGTTTCACCCCGCGCCCGCAAGTTGGCAAAAGAGCTAAAAGTTGATTTAAAGACGCTTCAAGGTAGCGGCCCCTACGGTCGCATTGTTGCTGAAGATGTGGAAGCAGCTGCAAAGCAGGGTAAGCCAGCCGCTACCGCACCAGTTGCACCGCCACCATCTGTACCAACAACCACACCAGTTACACCGCCATCGCGCCCAGCAGCACCCGCACCCGTTCCCACCGCAGCGAGCGCTGTTCCCGGTCAGATAGCACCTTTGACTACCTTCCAAAGTGCAGTAGTACGGAATATGGTAGCTACCCTATCTGTACCTGTTTTCCGCGTAGGCTACACAATTACCACTGATGGACTAGACAAGCTTTATAAGCAGATTAAATCCAAGGGCGTGACAATGACAGTGCTACTAGCAAAAGCTGTAGCAGTAACGCTGCAAAAACACCCATTACTCAATGCTAGCTACTCAGATCAAGGAATTGTTTATCATTCTGATATCAACATTTCCGTAGCTGTAGCAATGGATGATGGTGGATTAATTACACCTGTGTTGAAGAATGCAGACATAGTAGATATTTATTCCCTATCGCGCACTTGGAAGTCTTTGGTAGATCGTGCTAGGACAAAACAACTACAGCCAGACGAATACAATAGCGGCACCTTTACCGTGTCAAACTTGGGGATGTTTGGCGTGGACAAATTTGACGCTATTTTACCTCCGGGACAAGGTGCAATTTTAGCGATCGGTGCAGCTCGTCCGCAAGTTGTAGCCACGCCTGATGGTTTGTTTGCTGTACGGCAACAAATGCAGGTAAATATTACCGCCGATCATCGCATTATTTACGGTGCCCATGCCGCTGCATTCTTACAAGATTTAGCTAAGTTAATTGAGACCGATGCTCAATCTTTGACACTGTAA
- a CDS encoding AMP-dependent synthetase and ligase, with translation MSTTKPASIYLSNISEQERLALKRLADYTHVNSLPEIWPLAAKLFKTTVALHNPHAQPEVVINYAQLAEQIQKFAAGLQALGVKVGDRISLIADNSPRWFIADQGIMTAGGVDAVRSSQAEKEELLFIVANSGSTALVVEDLKTLKKLQDRLNDLPIHLVILLSDETPPTEETLKVLSFSQVIEIGSNHTLEPVQQSYDTLATLIYTSGTTGKPKGVMLTHGNLLHQVTTFGTVVQPNVGDIALSILPTWHSYERTVEYYLLSQGCAQVYTNLRSVKKDLKEFKPHYMVAVPRLWESIYEGAQKQFREQPANKQRLVNFLLDNSNKYLQAKRIAEGLSLEHLESSAMERFSARIQAAALSPLHALGEKLVYAKVREATGGRIKHVISGGGALPKHIDNFFEIIGVEILQGYGLTETSPVTNVRRPWHNVRGSSGPTLPATETKIVDPETRKPLPVGERGLVLLRGPQIMQGYYQNPEATAKAIDPEGWFDSGDLGWVTPQNDLVLTGRAKDTIVLTNGENIEPQPIEDACLRSPYIDQIMLVGQDRRSLGALIVPNIEALEKWAETQNLTSSTQNENITASPSQKIDLESKIIQELFRKELNREVQNRPGYRIDDRIGPFKLIPEPFSIENGLMTQTLKIRRHVVADRYRDIINAMFAS, from the coding sequence ATGTCAACAACCAAACCTGCATCTATTTATTTATCTAATATCAGCGAACAAGAACGTTTAGCATTAAAACGTTTGGCAGATTATACACATGTGAATTCGTTGCCAGAGATTTGGCCGTTAGCAGCAAAGTTATTTAAGACTACCGTTGCTCTACACAATCCTCATGCTCAACCAGAGGTAGTAATTAATTACGCTCAGTTAGCAGAGCAAATTCAAAAATTTGCGGCTGGGTTACAAGCTTTAGGGGTAAAAGTAGGCGATCGCATTTCTCTAATTGCCGATAATAGTCCCAGGTGGTTCATTGCCGACCAAGGTATTATGACGGCTGGGGGTGTTGATGCGGTGCGTAGCTCCCAAGCCGAAAAGGAAGAATTGCTGTTTATTGTGGCGAATAGCGGTAGCACGGCGTTAGTAGTTGAAGATCTAAAGACGCTGAAGAAACTGCAAGATCGGCTCAACGACTTACCAATTCATCTGGTAATCTTGCTTTCAGACGAAACGCCACCTACAGAGGAAACTCTCAAAGTACTAAGTTTTTCACAGGTAATAGAAATTGGCTCTAACCATACTCTAGAACCAGTACAGCAAAGCTACGATACCCTGGCAACGCTGATTTATACTTCGGGTACTACAGGTAAGCCCAAGGGTGTGATGCTCACTCATGGAAATTTATTGCACCAGGTGACTACATTCGGGACTGTGGTGCAACCCAACGTAGGCGACATTGCTTTGAGTATCCTACCTACGTGGCACAGCTATGAAAGAACAGTGGAGTATTACTTACTCTCTCAAGGTTGCGCACAGGTTTATACTAATTTGCGTTCTGTGAAAAAAGATTTGAAAGAATTTAAGCCCCATTACATGGTGGCTGTACCCCGTTTATGGGAATCAATTTATGAAGGAGCGCAAAAGCAGTTTCGCGAACAACCAGCTAATAAGCAACGCTTAGTTAACTTTTTACTAGACAATAGCAATAAATACCTTCAAGCCAAACGAATTGCTGAGGGACTGAGTTTAGAGCATCTTGAATCTTCTGCAATGGAAAGATTTTCGGCAAGGATACAAGCTGCTGCTTTGTCGCCTCTCCACGCCCTAGGAGAAAAACTGGTGTATGCTAAAGTCCGAGAAGCAACAGGAGGACGAATCAAGCATGTAATTAGCGGTGGTGGCGCACTTCCCAAGCACATCGATAACTTTTTTGAAATTATTGGTGTAGAAATTTTGCAAGGCTATGGCTTAACCGAAACATCTCCTGTGACTAATGTTCGTCGTCCTTGGCATAATGTACGCGGCTCATCTGGCCCCACACTTCCCGCTACAGAAACTAAAATTGTAGATCCAGAGACTCGCAAACCTCTCCCAGTTGGCGAGCGAGGCTTGGTGTTGCTGAGGGGGCCGCAAATTATGCAAGGCTATTACCAAAATCCAGAAGCGACAGCAAAAGCTATCGATCCTGAAGGTTGGTTTGATAGCGGCGATTTGGGTTGGGTGACGCCTCAAAATGACTTGGTGCTAACTGGCAGAGCTAAGGATACGATTGTCTTAACTAACGGCGAAAATATCGAACCACAGCCGATAGAAGATGCCTGTTTGCGATCGCCCTACATCGATCAAATTATGCTTGTTGGTCAAGATCGGCGTAGCCTTGGTGCTTTGATTGTCCCCAATATCGAAGCCTTAGAAAAATGGGCAGAAACTCAAAACCTGACCTCAAGTACGCAAAATGAGAATATTACCGCCTCACCCAGTCAAAAAATTGACCTGGAGAGTAAAATAATCCAGGAATTATTTAGGAAGGAATTGAATCGGGAAGTGCAAAATCGTCCAGGCTATCGAATCGATGACCGTATTGGCCCGTTCAAACTCATTCCTGAGCCTTTTTCTATTGAAAATGGCTTGATGACACAAACACTAAAAATCAGGCGTCATGTTGTCGCAGATCGCTATCGCGATATCATTAACGCCATGTTTGCCTCATAA
- a CDS encoding transcriptional regulator, with product MLKIKASQAEPAVIAAVAEYFKVLSEVSRLQILTCLKSGPMNVMEIAEATGLGQANLSKHLKVLTQAGVLSRQPKGTSAYYEISDPMIFELCELACNRISDRIFQQAESLKALRSNTGVF from the coding sequence ATGCTAAAAATTAAGGCATCTCAGGCTGAACCAGCAGTAATCGCAGCGGTTGCTGAGTATTTCAAGGTGTTATCAGAAGTTAGCCGACTACAGATTTTGACCTGTCTTAAGTCAGGCCCGATGAATGTGATGGAAATTGCGGAAGCGACTGGCTTAGGGCAGGCCAATCTATCCAAACATTTAAAAGTATTAACTCAAGCAGGGGTTTTATCTCGTCAGCCCAAAGGTACTAGTGCCTATTACGAGATTTCCGACCCAATGATTTTTGAACTTTGTGAATTAGCTTGCAATCGGATTAGCGATCGCATTTTTCAACAAGCTGAAAGCCTCAAGGCTCTGCGCAGCAATACAGGAGTTTTTTGA
- the psbA gene encoding photosystem II D1 protein, whose translation MTTILGKRRSASLWDRFCNWVTSTENRLYVGWFGVILIPTALTAAIVFVLAFVAAPPVDVDGIREPVTGSLLYGNNIITATVVPTSAAIGLHFYPIWEAASLDEWLYNGGPYETIVFHFLIAVYAYMGRQWELSYRLGMRPWIAVAFSAPAAAATAVLLIYPIGQGSFSDGMMLGISGTFNFMIVFSPEHNILMHPFHMLGVAGVFGGALFSAMHGSLVTSTLVRETTEFESANTGYKFGQEGETYNIVAAHGYFGRLIFQYASFNNSRALHFFLAAWPVIGIWFAALGVSTMSFNLNGFNFNNSILDSEGRTINTWADLLNRANLGIEVMHERNAHNFPLDLASGEAQPIALKAPAIAG comes from the coding sequence ATGACAACAATTCTAGGAAAGCGCCGAAGCGCTAGTTTATGGGATCGATTCTGTAATTGGGTTACTAGTACGGAAAATCGGCTGTATGTAGGCTGGTTTGGAGTAATTCTCATTCCTACAGCTTTAACTGCGGCAATTGTCTTTGTTTTGGCGTTCGTGGCTGCGCCTCCCGTTGATGTAGACGGAATTCGGGAACCTGTAACTGGTTCGCTGCTTTACGGCAATAACATCATCACTGCGACTGTAGTTCCTACTTCAGCTGCTATTGGATTGCACTTTTACCCTATCTGGGAAGCTGCTTCTTTAGATGAATGGCTTTACAATGGCGGCCCTTACGAAACGATCGTCTTCCACTTTTTAATTGCTGTTTATGCTTACATGGGTCGGCAATGGGAATTATCGTACCGTTTAGGGATGCGTCCCTGGATAGCTGTAGCCTTTTCTGCACCTGCTGCGGCTGCAACTGCTGTGTTATTGATCTATCCCATTGGACAAGGCAGTTTCTCTGATGGAATGATGCTTGGTATCTCTGGAACTTTCAACTTCATGATTGTGTTTTCACCAGAACATAACATTCTGATGCATCCGTTTCATATGTTAGGGGTCGCGGGAGTGTTTGGCGGTGCGCTGTTTTCCGCAATGCACGGTTCTCTGGTGACTTCCACTTTGGTTCGGGAAACGACAGAGTTTGAATCGGCTAATACTGGATATAAGTTCGGTCAAGAAGGTGAAACCTACAACATCGTCGCGGCACACGGTTACTTTGGGCGATTAATTTTTCAATACGCCAGCTTTAATAACTCCCGCGCGTTGCATTTCTTCCTTGCTGCTTGGCCTGTAATCGGCATTTGGTTTGCAGCTTTAGGCGTTAGCACCATGTCGTTTAACTTGAATGGGTTTAATTTCAATAACTCTATTTTGGACAGTGAAGGAAGAACTATTAATACCTGGGCTGACCTGTTAAATAGAGCGAACCTAGGTATTGAGGTCATGCATGAGCGCAATGCTCATAACTTCCCGCTAGATTTAGCCTCTGGGGAAGCCCAACCGATCGCACTAAAAGCTCCAGCTATCGCTGGCTAG
- a CDS encoding 2-nitropropane dioxygenase, NPD: MTRVLPPLRIGKHIARYPIVQGAMAVRVSGANLAGAVANAGGVGVIASLGLGLHSPYFEPRKRGSFFTANRLALIDELAKARSISPEGAIAVNILVATKDYPELAQTAAAHGANIIITGAGLPLSLPEYTAEYPDVALVPSVSNVEAAQLICQTWKMRYNRLPDALIIENCQMVGGHFSQCEQISLPGFTIETVISQLREYLEQKLSVTIPLIVTGGIWDRTDINRMLLMGANGVQIGTRFITTEECDADRRYKEFHLHARPQDIMTVPSPVGKPSRALSNDFAQQAIAGSSTIERRCIANCLESCLCRDSGKTYCLLQALGKAAQGDVENGLIFSGANVRYTERIMTIAELMAELTQPEVRSRSSCQSKVE, encoded by the coding sequence ATGACCCGTGTCTTGCCTCCTCTACGGATTGGTAAACATATTGCTCGCTATCCCATTGTTCAAGGTGCAATGGCAGTACGGGTATCTGGTGCAAATCTAGCTGGTGCTGTAGCTAATGCAGGAGGGGTAGGTGTAATTGCTTCTTTAGGGCTAGGGTTGCATTCTCCATATTTTGAACCGCGCAAACGAGGGAGCTTTTTTACAGCTAATCGTCTTGCTTTAATTGATGAACTGGCTAAAGCACGCAGTATCAGTCCAGAGGGTGCGATCGCAGTTAATATCTTAGTTGCCACTAAAGATTATCCAGAGTTAGCGCAAACGGCAGCTGCTCATGGAGCCAATATCATCATTACTGGAGCAGGATTACCGCTATCTTTACCTGAGTACACCGCCGAATATCCTGATGTGGCACTAGTACCGAGTGTATCGAACGTAGAAGCAGCGCAGTTAATCTGTCAAACCTGGAAAATGCGATACAACCGCCTTCCAGATGCTTTGATTATTGAAAATTGTCAAATGGTGGGCGGGCATTTTAGCCAATGCGAACAGATTAGTCTGCCAGGGTTCACAATTGAAACTGTGATATCCCAACTACGGGAATATTTAGAACAAAAGCTAAGTGTGACTATACCGTTGATTGTCACGGGTGGGATTTGGGATCGGACTGATATTAATCGGATGTTGTTGATGGGGGCAAATGGCGTACAAATCGGTACTCGCTTCATCACCACAGAAGAATGTGACGCCGATCGCCGTTATAAAGAATTTCATCTTCATGCCCGTCCACAAGATATTATGACTGTGCCCAGTCCAGTGGGTAAACCTAGCCGTGCTTTATCTAATGATTTTGCACAACAGGCGATCGCAGGTTCATCAACCATAGAACGGCGATGTATTGCCAATTGTTTAGAATCCTGTTTGTGTCGAGACAGTGGCAAAACTTATTGTCTTCTACAAGCACTAGGGAAAGCAGCTCAGGGCGACGTAGAAAATGGACTGATTTTTTCTGGAGCCAATGTTAGGTACACTGAGCGAATCATGACGATTGCCGAACTGATGGCAGAATTAACTCAGCCTGAGGTGCGATCGCGCTCTAGTTGTCAATCAAAGGTCGAGTAA
- a CDS encoding pentapeptide repeat protein, whose product MHVDEILKRYASGERSFQRLNLQEAELTNANLSGADFSYTDLRQTRLGKTNFSQACLREADLSEAILWGTNLSEADLYRVILREADLTGAKIVKTNLEAANLIKASLCGANLNGAKLSRSLLFQADLRPSSDQRTDLGYADLTGADLSYADLRAASLHHANLDGAKLCRANLSQRIQWEDMQTDLSGASLQGADLSYANLTSAILRNANLKGADLTGAILTDVEFQGAIMPDGTVHD is encoded by the coding sequence ATGCATGTGGATGAAATTCTCAAACGTTATGCTAGCGGGGAACGCAGCTTTCAGCGACTCAATTTGCAAGAAGCAGAGCTAACAAATGCTAACCTTAGCGGCGCAGATTTTAGCTATACCGATTTACGTCAGACACGCTTAGGTAAAACCAACTTCAGCCAAGCTTGTTTGCGGGAAGCAGATTTAAGTGAAGCTATCCTTTGGGGTACAAACTTGAGTGAAGCTGATTTGTATCGTGTGATTCTGCGAGAAGCAGATTTGACAGGTGCAAAGATAGTTAAGACTAATCTGGAAGCAGCCAACTTAATTAAAGCAAGTTTATGTGGCGCTAATTTAAACGGTGCCAAACTTTCGCGTTCTCTACTATTTCAAGCTGACTTGCGCCCCAGTTCCGACCAGCGCACAGATTTGGGATACGCTGATTTAACTGGCGCAGATTTAAGCTATGCAGACCTCAGAGCCGCTTCACTACATCACGCCAACTTGGATGGAGCAAAGTTGTGTCGGGCAAATTTGAGTCAGAGAATTCAATGGGAAGATATGCAAACTGATTTGAGTGGAGCGAGTTTGCAAGGAGCAGATTTAAGCTACGCCAATCTCACTAGTGCAATCCTGCGAAATGCAAATCTCAAAGGAGCAGACTTAACAGGAGCAATTCTCACAGATGTAGAATTTCAAGGCGCAATCATGCCTGATGGTACAGTTCATGATTAA